AGCTGACGCTGGTCGGGGAGGGTTGGCCACTGCGGGGACGCGGCACGCACTGGCCCGGCGTCGCGGCCCTGGCGGTGTGCTGGGTCGCGGGACTGGCGGTGTACCTCGGCCTCGTCCGGACCGGCCTGGTGCCGGGCGAGGACTACGGCGCGTGGTTCGCGGTGCTCGGTGCCTGGCAGATGGTCTGGTACGTGGCGTTGCGCGGCTGGCCGTTCGCCCGGATCCGGCGCCGCGCGGTCCGGCTGGCGATGGCGCACAGTGCGGTCCTCGCCTGCGCTGCCATCACGTACGCGCCGGCGCCGCCGGATCGGCTCGCGCCGGTCTCGGGGGCGGCCATCGCGTCGGTGCTCGTCGTCGCGATGCTGTTCGAGGCGTGGCCGGCGATCCGGCTGACCCCGCTGCCGGGCCGCAGCCTGGTGCTGGTGCTGGTGGCGGTGCTGACCGCGGTGCTGGCGGCCGGATTGCCGCTGCTCGCGCGCTGGGCCGGGGTGCCGGAGTCACTGGTCGCGGGGTGGACCACCCACACGACGTTGAACGCGCTCAGCCTCGCGGTGATCCTGCACGTGGCGGTCTGGCGGCGGTGGCGGCCCGCGCTGGCTCAGAGCCGTGACGCGGCGGTCGCGAGCTCCTCGGTGATCTTCTGCAGCAGCTCGGCAGCGGCGTCGCCGAGCGCTTCGAGGTCGGCGAGAGTCGTCTCCGGGGTCTCCACGGCCTGGGTCTTCACTGGGCGTCCTCGAAGGCTTCGTGACGGGTGATGAGGGCTTCGGCGAAGGCGGCGTGCACGCGGAGGTACTCGTCGAGGCCCACCGCGGTCTCCGCCCACGCGTGCCACCGGACGTGGGCCTCGGCGACGTCGACGTTCGCCGCGGCGGCCACCGTCGCGGGGCCGGTGCCGGCGAGGATCGCGTGGTGCATCAGCGACGGCGACGAGGTCCGGGCGAGCTCCGCGAGCGCGGCCAGCCGGGTCAGCTCGGCGAGCGCATCCGGCGCGACCGGTCGGCGGCGCGGTGCGGGGACGGGGCGGGCGTTCTCGAGAACGCTGGTCATCAAACGACTCCTGCACGGAAGAAGCTGAAGATCCTGGACGGCGGTCGGTTACCCCGCCTCATCCATGCCAAACGCGCGCGCTGGTGATCTCCATCTCGTCGACCGGGTGGCAGAATTGTGAGCCTGATGACAGACGACGACCTCGTGGCCCACGCCCGCGCCCTGATCTCTGAAAACGCCTACCTCACCTTGGGCACGACCGACGACGACGGCAGTCCCTGGACGTGCCCGGTCTACTTCGCCGCGGCCGATGATCACACGTTCGTGTGGGTCTCCGAGACCGGTGCCCGCCACTCGCGCAACCTCGCCGAGCGCCCGCGGGTCAGCCTGGTCGTCTTCGACTCCACGGTCGCGCCGTACCACGGGCGGGCCGTCTACGCGGTGGGCGAGGCGCGGGAGCTGTCGGGCGAGGCACTGGACCGCGCCTTGGCGAGCTATCCCCGCGGCGACGGCGACGGAGCTTCGGAACTGACCCTCGAAGACGTGACCGGGGCGTCGCCCTACCGGATGTACTCGGTGGTCGCGGCGGAGCGGTGGGTCCTGTGCCCGCGGGATCCCGGGCAGCCGTGCGACCGCCACGGCGAAGCCCGGGACCACCGCGTTCAGCTGTAGCGGACCTTCCCCCGGCACTCTTTCACCCAAACCCGTGGGATCCGCTCCGGCCGCACGCTTTCCAATGTCGGCGTCACCGGGACGATCGTGCCGTCGCGCCGGAAGGTCAGCTTGTCGATGGTCGTCTCGCGGTGGGTGCCGTCGCCGCCCGGGATGCCGAAGCGGTGGTAGGCCAGGTACCAGTCGTCCGTGCCCGGCACCTGCAGCATCGAGCTGTGGCCGGTGCCGAGGATGCCCAGGTGGGCGTCCTTGCCGAGGATCAGGCCGTGGTTGGTGAACGGCCCGGTCGGCGACGGCGCCGTCGCGTAACCGACGCGGTAGTCCTCGCTGCGGGTGTCGTCGATCGACCAGCTCAGGTAGTACGTGCCGTTCCGCTCGGCCATGAACAGGCCTTCGCGGAAATCGTCCAGCCCGGTCAAACGAGTGATCTTCGCCGGGTCGAACGAGACCATGTCCTCGTTCAGCGGCACCACGTACGCGTTGCCGTTGCCCCAGTACAGGTACGGCTGCCCGGAGGAGTCGACGAACACCGCCGGGTCGATCGCCTGGCCGCCGTCCGGGTTCGCCGCGATCAGCGGCTTGCCCGAGTCGGCGAACGGGCCGGTCGGCGAGTCGCTCACCGCCACGCCGATCTTGGCCTCGGCGCAGAAGTAGAAGTAGTACTTCCCGTTGCGCTGCGCGATCGTCGGTGCCCAGGCGTTCCTGTCCGCCCAGCTCACGTCCGGGCCCAGGTCGAGGATGACGCCGTCGTTCGTCCAGTCCACCAGGTTCTTCGACGACCACGCGGAGAACTTCGTGCCGCTCCAGCCGTCGAAGCCGTCGGTCGTCGGGTAGAGGTAGTACGTGTCGCCGAACGCGACGATGTTCGGGTCGGCGTTGTAGCCCGGCAGCACCGGGCTGCGCGTCTCGTGCGCCTCGACCGTCCACACGCGACGGTCACCGCCGGCGCCGGTCACCGTGAACGGCCGCGGCCGGCTCAGGTCCACCGTCCGCGGGTCCGGCTTGATCGTGGCGCCCGGCGCCAGCCCGAACTTCGGGGACAGCCGCCGCAGGTCGGTTCCCGGCTTCACCGGCAGCACGACGGTCGACGCGCCGGTGTCGATGACGGCCGGTGTCTTCAGCGAAGCCAGCTCCACCGACCGGATCGTCGTGCTGTTCGACGGCAGCGCCGCCACCTGGAGCCCCGTGAGGGCCCGGTCGAAGAGCCGCACGTCCTTCATCTTGCCGCGGAAGTACTTGTCACCCGCGTACATCGAGCGGCCGAGGTAGTTCGCCGCCGTGACGCCGCCGCCGAGGTCCGACGGCTTGATCGTGGCGCTGGCGTTGCGGCCCACCTCGACGCCGTCGAGGTACAGCACCGCCACTCCGTCGCCGACGGTCAGCGTCAGGTTCTTCCAGACCCCGCGCGGCAGCCCGCCGCTCGAGGCCACCTGCTGCTCGGTCGTCCAGTTCCCGGTCGCGATCGCGCCGCGCAGGCCGCCGCTCGCGGTGCCGCCGGTGGTGAACAGGTAGCCGTCGCCGGCCCCGTCCTTCGCGGTGTTGCCCAGGCCCCACAGGAAGTACGGCGTCTGCTGCGCCGGGTCGACCAGGACGTCGGCGGACACGGTCGCCGCGGCGGCCCCGGTCAGCAGGTTGTTCGGCAGCTGGACGTGCCCACCTCCGCCGCCGAACGTCAGCGAGCCGTCGGCCCAGGAGACGTCACCGGCGAGGGCGCCGTCGTAGCCGTGGCCGGTGGTGTCGGTCGCGACCTGTCCCGACTTCGCGTCCAGCGGCCAGTGCGCGACGAGGCCGTTCGCGTCCGCCCGCACCGGCGCCGGGGGAGCGCTCAGCCGGGCCATCTCCGCCTGCGTGACCGGCAGGACGGTGCCGTGCCGCGGCGACGCGGGCAGGTGTGCGCCCGCCGACATCGTCCACCGGCCCGAGTTCAGGTCGGTGGACTCGAAGGGGACGTAACCGCGGCCGCCGAACTCGTCGATGAACAGGTACCACTTGTTCTCGGTGTTGGACTTGAACCCGGTGGGCCCTTCGCCGGCGGAGAGCCCGGGGCTGGTGGCCGTCGCCTTGCCGATGCAGTCGGCGACGAAGCCGTAGTGCGGGTCGAGCAGGTCGGCGGACTTCTCCTCGGTGATGAACTTGCTGCACGGCGTCGAGGACGTGTTGTTGCGCTCGTCCTTGGTGAAGCGGTAGTAGGTGTCCTGGTCCTTGATGACCGTCGAGTCGATCACCGAGTAGCCCGGGTCGTTCCACACCTGCGGCGGGCTGAAGGTGACGAAGTCGCGCGTGGTCGCGTACATCATCCGGTTGTAGCTGTCGCCGGTGTGGTTCGGATCGTTGTCGGCGTACAGCTTCGAGGCCCAGTACACGACGTAGGTCCCGCGCTCGGCGTCCCAGGACGCTTCCGGTGCCCACGTGTTGCCCGCGGTCGGAGGTGAGACCTGGACGCTGCGCTGGCGCGACCAGTGCGCGAGGTCGGTGGACTCCCAGACCATGATCGACCGGCTGCCGGAGCGCTGGGCGGCGTCCCAGCCGCGGCCGGCGTAGATCCGCAGGTCGGTGGCGAGCAGGTAGAACTTGTCGCCGTCGGGCGAGCGCAGGATGAACGGGTCGCGCACGCCCAGCTCGCCGAGGCTGGACTTGAGCACCGGACGGCCGTTGTTCAGCTCGGTCCAGTTCAGCGGGTCGTTGCCCTTGCTCAGTGCCGAGTAGATCTGCTCGCCGTCGGAGGTGCCTTCGCCGGTGAAGTAGAAGAAGCTGTAGCCCGCCATGGGTTGCGGGGCCGGCTTCGGGACGACCGTGGCGGTGAACTTCCGCGTGGTGCTCTCGTGGCCGAGGCTGAGCTTCGCGGTCAGGACGACCTTCGCGGGCCGGGCGCCCGTGGGCGGCCGGGTGACCTCGCCGGTCGGGGTGATGACGGCCGGAGCGGACGACGTCCACGCGACGCTCGCGCCGCCCGCGCCGCTCGTCGGCAGGGTCAGGTTGCCGCGGACGTCGTCGATGCCGGGCACCGACAGCGTGCTCGCGGCATCTCGTACGGAAGGCGAGGTACTGGCCGGGGGAGTGGCACCGGCACCGGCGGTGCCGAAGGGGACGAGTGCGGCCACGACGGCCAGCACGACGCCGAAACGGCGCGGGGAGAACAACTTCATCGTTGTCGATCCTTCGGAGCGCGTCGGGGACCAGGCGATGTTAACGTTAACATCAGGCGGGGCACGCTGACTGTAAAGTCCGCGTGCCCACTGGTCAAGAGCCCGGCCGAGGGCCGGCGCCTGTCAGCCGAGGCCGTCGAACGCCGGCGCGAGCCCCTCCAGCACCGCGACGTCGGCGGTGAAGTCGTCGGTCGTCGGGGGCATCAGCAGGACGTGGTCCGCGCCCGCGGCGAGGTGCTCGCGGACCTTGGCCGCGATGGCGTCGTGCCCGCCGTGGGCCACGACGGCGTCGGCGATCCCGGCCACGTCGTCCAGCGCGAAACCCAAGCGGCGCAGGGCTTTCGAGAACGGCGGGAGGTTCAGCGTCCCCGAGATCTTCTCGATCGCCGCCGCCTTCGCGCGATCGGCGTCGGCGTCGGGGACCACCGCCAGGCCGACGACGAGCAGCTTGTCCGGGCCGAGCACCGACCGGGCCTCGGCGGTGAACGCCGGGGGCAGGTTGGCCGGCAGCGCGCCGTCGGCGATGTCCCCCGCCAGTGCGAGCATCTTCGGCCCGTTCGCGCCGAGGATCCGCGGGTACCCGGCGACCGGCGCCGGCGGCCAGGTCTCCGCGTCCATCCGTGCCACGTAGTCGCGCATCGTCGCGAGAGGACTCCCGAAGTCCCGGCCGGTGCCCTCGGCCTGCTGCGGGTAACCGACACCCACGCCGAGCACGAGCCGGTCCGGGTACGCGTCGGCGAGGAAGGCCGCCGCGGCGTGCAGGGTCTGCGGCTCGCGGGCCCAGATGTTCGCGATGCCGGTGCCGAACGTCAGCCGCTCGGTCGCCGCCAGCAGCACGGCCAGCTGGACGAGGGCGTCCTTGCCGCCGACGACCTCGTTCGTCCAGACGGTCCGGTACCCGGCGCGCTCCAGCCGTCGCACGGCCTCGCGCTGGTCCTCGGCCGGCGGGGTGCGGGTGAACGAAATCGGCAGGTAGACGCCGACGGGCCCCAAGGTCGCCATGGAACTCCTTCTCAGACGGTGTGGTCCTTCCACCGTGCGGCCGCCGAGGGCGCCAGGTCCAATGAACGTTTCGCACGACGTGACGCGGTTTGTGCATCACCACAGCTCATGGCGCTACGCTGGGACCATGGCCGACCTCGATCTGCACCTGGTGCGCGGCTTCGCCGTCGTCGCCGAGCACCGGCACTTCGGCCGCGCCGCCGCTGAGCTGCATCTCACGCAGTCGTCGCTGAGCCGGCAGATCGTGCGGCTGGAGCAGCAGGTCGGTGCCCGCCTGCTGGACCGCACGCCGCAGGGCACGCGGCTCACCGAGGCCGGCGAGGCGTTCCTCCCGCTCGCCGCGGACCTGCTGCGGGCGGCGGCGCACGCGGTGGCCCACGCGCGGTCGGTCGCGCGGCCCAGCCGGATCACCGTCGGCTACACCGGGAACCTGATCGTCACGCCGGCGCTGCGCGAGCTGCGCCGCCACCACCCCGGCGCCGACGTCCGCGCCCAGCACCTCGCCTGGGACGACGCCCGCGCGGCGCTGCTGGAGCACCGCGTCGACGCGGCGGTCGTCCGGCTCCCGCTGCGAGCGGCGGGGCTGCACGTCACCATCCTCTACGACGAGCCCCGCGTGGTCCTGCTACCCGCCGACCACCGGTTGGCGGGCAAGGAATCCGTGACGCTCGACGACATCGCCGACGAGCCGCTGCCGCGCGCCCTCGACCCGGAGTGGGACGCGTTCTGGCGCGTCGACCCGCGTCCGGACGGCCGCCCGGCCCCCGGCGGCCCGCTCATCGACGCGATCGAGGACAAGATCGAGCTGGTGGCGAGCGGTCAGGCGGTCGCGATCATCCCGGCGGCACCGGGGAACGTCACCGGCTTCCGCCCGGACCTGACGACCGTGCCGCTGACCGGTGTCGAGCCGAGCCAGGTGGCGGTGGCGACGCGCGCGGGCGAGCGCAACCGGCTCGTGGCGGCGTTCCGCAAGTACGCGGAAGGTCTGCTGACCCCACCGGAATGACGAATGCCGCGGCGCCTCGACCGGGGCACCGCGGCATCCTTTGTGGACGGTGGGATCAGCGGGGCGCGGCGGCTGCCCCGGTCGGCGTTCGCGAGGCCTGTCGCGCCCGCTTCCGCTCGATGGCTTCCTGTTCGCGCTGCAGTTTGGCGTGCCATGCTCCTGAGTCGTTGGTCATGGTGTTCTCCGGTGGACGAGAAATGTGCGTGACGGTGCCGTGCCGGGGGCGGACCCGGTCACGGGCGGAGGGTGCGGCCCGGTGCGGGGAGACCTGGGATCCGGGCTCCGGTGCCGTGTCCCGGAAGTACCCACGCTTTCCGGCGGTCAATCACTTTTCTGTGGTTCGACCTGCGGATCTTCGTTCCGGGAAAGCGTGTTCACACGTTCGGAGCAAGCGAGGCCGTCGAGGAACACCCGCACCAGGCGCTCGGCCTGTTCCGCCGGTTCCCGCGCGGTCAGTCCCGAAACCAGCGCCGCTTCGTGCATCTCGAAGAGCAGCACCAGGTCCACGGGCTCCAGGTCCGCGCGCACGCTGCCTTCCCGTTGCGCCTCCTCGAAAGCCGGGCGCAGCAAGGAAACCAGGGCGTGGCTGTACTGGCGCTGGCTGCGCTCCGGCAGTTCGCGGAACAGCCGGACGAGAGGGCGTCGCCGGGCCTGCATCGCCAGCACCACCCGCAGCAGCTCGCGGAACGGCTCCCGGCCGCGCACCTGGAGCTTGAGCGCCGCCAGGTGGTGGGCCGCGACGCCGAGGGCCAGCGCCGTGCGGTCGGGGAAGTGCCGGTAGACCGTCGCCCGGCCGAGGCCGGCCCGGCGGGCCACGTCGTCCAGCGCCACGTCGGCGTCTTCGCTGAAGGCTTCGTCGGCCGCGCGCAGGATCGCCTCGCGGTTGCGGCGGGCGTCGACGCGCCGGGGCACTGCCGCGGACGGTCGGACAGCACGCATGGTGGCGGATATTACTCGCGAGTAGTGAGACCGGCAATCCGTTCCATCTCTCGGTTCGCAGTCCTACCTTCACCGACAGTCACCGTCGACGTAGAAGATGCCGAAGGAGCCGCCCATGCGCAGCCTGAACCGCCGTACCGTCCTGCGGGGCGCGGCCGCCGTCGCCGGCGTCGCCGCGCTCGGTGCGGGCCGGGTCCCGACCACGCGGGAGGAGCACCGGGTCGTGGTCATCG
The window above is part of the Amycolatopsis camponoti genome. Proteins encoded here:
- a CDS encoding pyridoxamine 5'-phosphate oxidase family protein, with the protein product MTDDDLVAHARALISENAYLTLGTTDDDGSPWTCPVYFAAADDHTFVWVSETGARHSRNLAERPRVSLVVFDSTVAPYHGRAVYAVGEARELSGEALDRALASYPRGDGDGASELTLEDVTGASPYRMYSVVAAERWVLCPRDPGQPCDRHGEARDHRVQL
- a CDS encoding family 43 glycosylhydrolase, whose translation is MKLFSPRRFGVVLAVVAALVPFGTAGAGATPPASTSPSVRDAASTLSVPGIDDVRGNLTLPTSGAGGASVAWTSSAPAVITPTGEVTRPPTGARPAKVVLTAKLSLGHESTTRKFTATVVPKPAPQPMAGYSFFYFTGEGTSDGEQIYSALSKGNDPLNWTELNNGRPVLKSSLGELGVRDPFILRSPDGDKFYLLATDLRIYAGRGWDAAQRSGSRSIMVWESTDLAHWSRQRSVQVSPPTAGNTWAPEASWDAERGTYVVYWASKLYADNDPNHTGDSYNRMMYATTRDFVTFSPPQVWNDPGYSVIDSTVIKDQDTYYRFTKDERNNTSSTPCSKFITEEKSADLLDPHYGFVADCIGKATATSPGLSAGEGPTGFKSNTENKWYLFIDEFGGRGYVPFESTDLNSGRWTMSAGAHLPASPRHGTVLPVTQAEMARLSAPPAPVRADANGLVAHWPLDAKSGQVATDTTGHGYDGALAGDVSWADGSLTFGGGGGHVQLPNNLLTGAAAATVSADVLVDPAQQTPYFLWGLGNTAKDGAGDGYLFTTGGTASGGLRGAIATGNWTTEQQVASSGGLPRGVWKNLTLTVGDGVAVLYLDGVEVGRNASATIKPSDLGGGVTAANYLGRSMYAGDKYFRGKMKDVRLFDRALTGLQVAALPSNSTTIRSVELASLKTPAVIDTGASTVVLPVKPGTDLRRLSPKFGLAPGATIKPDPRTVDLSRPRPFTVTGAGGDRRVWTVEAHETRSPVLPGYNADPNIVAFGDTYYLYPTTDGFDGWSGTKFSAWSSKNLVDWTNDGVILDLGPDVSWADRNAWAPTIAQRNGKYYFYFCAEAKIGVAVSDSPTGPFADSGKPLIAANPDGGQAIDPAVFVDSSGQPYLYWGNGNAYVVPLNEDMVSFDPAKITRLTGLDDFREGLFMAERNGTYYLSWSIDDTRSEDYRVGYATAPSPTGPFTNHGLILGKDAHLGILGTGHSSMLQVPGTDDWYLAYHRFGIPGGDGTHRETTIDKLTFRRDGTIVPVTPTLESVRPERIPRVWVKECRGKVRYS
- a CDS encoding TIGR03620 family F420-dependent LLM class oxidoreductase yields the protein MATLGPVGVYLPISFTRTPPAEDQREAVRRLERAGYRTVWTNEVVGGKDALVQLAVLLAATERLTFGTGIANIWAREPQTLHAAAAFLADAYPDRLVLGVGVGYPQQAEGTGRDFGSPLATMRDYVARMDAETWPPAPVAGYPRILGANGPKMLALAGDIADGALPANLPPAFTAEARSVLGPDKLLVVGLAVVPDADADRAKAAAIEKISGTLNLPPFSKALRRLGFALDDVAGIADAVVAHGGHDAIAAKVREHLAAGADHVLLMPPTTDDFTADVAVLEGLAPAFDGLG
- a CDS encoding LysR family transcriptional regulator, translating into MADLDLHLVRGFAVVAEHRHFGRAAAELHLTQSSLSRQIVRLEQQVGARLLDRTPQGTRLTEAGEAFLPLAADLLRAAAHAVAHARSVARPSRITVGYTGNLIVTPALRELRRHHPGADVRAQHLAWDDARAALLEHRVDAAVVRLPLRAAGLHVTILYDEPRVVLLPADHRLAGKESVTLDDIADEPLPRALDPEWDAFWRVDPRPDGRPAPGGPLIDAIEDKIELVASGQAVAIIPAAPGNVTGFRPDLTTVPLTGVEPSQVAVATRAGERNRLVAAFRKYAEGLLTPPE
- a CDS encoding TetR/AcrR family transcriptional regulator, encoding MRAVRPSAAVPRRVDARRNREAILRAADEAFSEDADVALDDVARRAGLGRATVYRHFPDRTALALGVAAHHLAALKLQVRGREPFRELLRVVLAMQARRRPLVRLFRELPERSQRQYSHALVSLLRPAFEEAQREGSVRADLEPVDLVLLFEMHEAALVSGLTAREPAEQAERLVRVFLDGLACSERVNTLSRNEDPQVEPQKSD